Proteins from a genomic interval of Plutella xylostella chromosome 24, ilPluXylo3.1, whole genome shotgun sequence:
- the LOC105393467 gene encoding uncharacterized protein LOC105393467 — protein sequence MGGEINLLIGNNYYFTFIKNGKLSIEENLYLIETDFGWVFSGRSPFHQEHVLSVATYMQTNLPDNLGFVQPDLPIKEGEIKQLWELESIGIRDSPKTTNEEEALRNFNSTVTFEENRYHVKWPWVQYPPNLPSNYGLAVGRLTSLLRRLDKNTLAIYDDTIQEQESSGVIEKVKNAFENVQHPIHYLSHHCVVKKDSSTQLRIVYDASAKSKSTQSSLNECMYKGPLMLEDLTGLILRFRQHEIGILADIEKAFLQLGLQNEDRDVTRFLWVKDTTKEVTEDNLQCYRFCRVPFGIVSSPFLLNATIKSHFLKCGDETLKNVAEKIYVDNLVLGAKQQDEATGLYQKIHASLQTISMNVRQWNSNNKEFLKEIPEHLLEGKEVTKVLGLVWDTLEDTLKLKTQISNCDRDMTKRYVLQEIASIYDPCGFSSPLLLPAKEYLQRLWKLKLKWDTKLPEDLRDEWNRIASSLHQTQDIEIPRYIGATQDNAVHELHCFTDASKDAYAAAVYIKTESQDKVIVRLLMSKSKLTPLKDQDNLQIPRLELLGTLIGSRLLRYVRQHSEVPISKQYLWTDSQVVISWLRSEKLLPPFISRRVTEINKQDTQVLYVKSADNPADIATRVADFTPAKRELWFEGPQFLKNEKEYKNNWAMTQNLCALEGLTQSEGYPENESTENEDGPTLNEANVNPESLQLQQSEETVINITAKIKREQKLHYPQECAGKSTDLSRSLGVFKDENGLLRCRGRIVLTDLPYDRKYPILLPKDSSLTEEIISNIHKDNYHVGVTHTLSLIREKYWIPQGRCKVQKALKRCLQCRKYGGGPYRLPQMPDLPEERVNFTSAFSFIGLDYLGPLLVTTDKGQTEKRWICLYTCLAVRAIHLEIVKDLTAEQCTLALRRFIAERGLPRLIISDNAAQFKLTAEVMTGPYCIDNNLQWKFIPELAPWHGGFYERLVGLVKHCMKRSLDTRLLRDNELSTIVKEIELVLNTRPLTYVGAEHEHILKPLDFLRMNDCLMQTSEVPYEYREDTITKELLIKGWKRSHKLVDEFRKMFINQYLNALKERTQIRHKQPRVVSQSKPKVGDVVQIKGDNNNRSTWKIGKIILLHRGRDNEVRVATVKVGDKEYIRSIAHLFPLEIEEHEHIEKEHVSTRTESDCREEKETLKTTQETEMEGRSVDMPTEIETVEPTTDQRSNSRAAARRAKEKIAQWTKELVNLICVNCIQL from the coding sequence ATGGGCGGTGAGATAAATCTTCTCATTGGCAACAACTATTACTTCACATTCATcaaaaatggaaaacttaGCATTGAAGAAAACCTTTATTTAATTGAAACAGATTTCGGTTGGGTCTTCAGTGGCAGATCTCCCTTTCATCAAGAACATGTTCTTAGTGTAGCAACTTACATGCAAACTAACCTGCCAGATAACTTAGGTTTTGTTCAGCCGGACTTACCTATCAAGGAAGGAGAGATTAAACAACTTTGGGAGTTGGAATCCATCGGTATTAGGGATTCTCCAAAGACTACAAATGAAGAAGAAGCTTTAAGAAATTTCAACAGTACAGTTACGTTTGAAGAGAACAGATATCATGTCAAATGGCCGTGGGTCCAGTATCCACCAAACCTACCATCAAACTATGGTCTAGCTGTAGGAAGACTGACCAGCCTATTAAGAAGATTGGATAAGAATACTTTAGCCATTTATGATGACACCATTCAAGAACAGGAGTCATCTGGAGTGATAGAAAAGGTGAAGAATGCTTTTGAAAATGTGCAACATCCAATACATTACTTATCACATCACTGCGTGGTCAAGAAAGATAGCTCTACTCAACTGAGAATTGTCTATGATGCATCAGCTAAGTCTAAAAGTACACAATCTAGCCTGAATGAATGTATGTACAAAGGACCATTGATGCTTGAAGACTTAACTGGACTTATCTTGAGGTTTCGTCAACATGAAATAGGAATCCTAGCAGACATTGAGAAGGCCTTCCTACAACTAGGACTTCAGAACGAAGATCGTGACGTCACTAGATTCCTGTGGGTAAAAGATACTACAAAGGAAGTAACAGAAGACAACTTACAATGCTACCGATTTTGTCGAGTTCCCTTTGGAATAGTATCCAGTCCATTCCTACTAAATGCAACAATAAAGAGTCATTTTCTGAAATGTGGAGATGAAACACTTAAGAACGTAGCAGAAAAGATATATGTTGATAATCTTGTACTAGGAGCGAAACAACAAGATGAAGCTACAGGATTGTATCAAAAAATACATGCTTCCCTTCAAACAATCTCGATGAACGTGAGACAATGGAACTCAAATAACAAAGAATTTCTAAAAGAAATACCTGAACATCTACTTGAAGGCAAAGAAGTCACAAAGGTGTTAGGACTTGTGTGGGACACACTAGAAGATACATTAAAGCTTAAAACACAGATAAGTAACTGTGATAGAGATATGACTAAAAGGTatgttcttcaagaaataGCCTCAATCTACGATCCTTGTGGATTTAGCAGTCCTCTTCTTTTACCAGCTAAGGAATATCTACAGAGACTTTggaaattaaaacttaaatggGACACCAAACTGCCAGAAGACTTAAGAGACGAGTGGAATAGGATTGCAAGCAGTCTACACCAAACTCAAGATATTGAGATTCCAAGATACATAGGCGCTACACAAGATAACGCAGTACATGAGTTACACTGTTTTACGGATGCATCCAAGGATGCCTACGCGGCAGCTGTCTACATCAAAACAGAATCACAGGATAAAGTGATAGTAAGACTGCTTATGTCCAAGTCAAAACTGACTCCACTCAAAGACCAAGATAATCTACAAATTCCGAGGTTGGAACTATTGGGTACTCTTATTGGCAGCAGACTTTTAAGATATGTGAGACAACACTCTGAAGTACCGATATCTAAACAATACCTTTGGACTGATAGTCAAGTTGTTATAAGCTGGTTACGCTCGGAAAAGCTATTACCTCCTTTTATCTCAAGAAGagttactgaaataaataaacaagacACGCAAGTTCTGTATGTGAAATCAGCGGATAATCCAGCAGATATTGCAACCAGAGTTGCAGACTTTACACCTGCAAAAAGAGAACTATGGTTTGAAGGACCCCAATTTTTGAAGAATGAAAAAGAATACAAGAATAACTGGGCAATGACACAAAACCTGTGTGCTTTGGAGGGTCTGACCCAGTCAGAAGGATATCCTGAAAATGAGTCTACTGAAAATGAAGATGGACCTACGTTAAATGAAGCAAATGTAAACCCAGAATCATTGCAATTGCAACAAAGTGAAGAAACGGTTATCAATATTACTGCTAAAATCAAGAGAGAACAGAAATTACACTACCCACAGGAATGTGCAGGAAAAAGTACTGATTTAAGTCGTAGCCTTGGTGTATTCAAAGATGAAAATGGCTTACTCCGATGCAGAGGAAGGATAGTCTTAACTGACCTGCCTTATGACCGCAAATATCCCATCCTCCTACCGAAAGATTCCAGTCTGACAGAAGAAATCATATCCAATATTCATAAGGACAACTATCACGTTGGAGTAACACATACTCTTTCTTTAATTCGTGAAAAGTATTGGATCCCACAAGGGAGATGTAAAGTACAAAAAGCACTGAAGAGATGTTTACAGTGCAGGAAATATGGTGGAGGTCCTTACAGACTACCTCAGATGCCTGACTTACCAGAAGAAAGAGTAAACTTCACTTCAGCGTTTTCGTTCATCGGCCTGGACTATCTTGGACCTCTTCTAGTTACCACGGATAAAGGACAAACAGAAAAAAGATGGATATGCCTATACACCTGTTTAGCTGTGAGAGCAATTCATCTTGAAATAGTGAAGGATCTTACAGCGGAACAGTGTACCTTGGCACTCAGAAGGTTCATAGCAGAACGAGGATTGCCACGTCTCATAATATCTGACAATGCAGCTCAGTTCAAGCTTACAGCAGAAGTCATGACCGGACCATACTGTATTGACAACAACTTACAGTGGAAGTTCATCCCAGAGTTAGCACCTTGGCATGGTGGCTTCTATGAACGCTTAGTTGGCTTGGTTAAACATTGTATGAAGAGATCGTTAGATACCCGTTTGCTGAGAGACAACGAACTGTCAACTATTGTGAAAGAAATTGAGTTGGTACTTAACACAAGACCGTTGACCTATGTTGGGGCTGAACATGAACATATATTGAAACCCCTGGACTTCCTTCGAATGAATGACTGTTTGATGCAAACTTCTGAAGTACCATATGAATACAGAGAAGATACTATTACAAAGGAACTACTAATAAAGGGATGGAAGAGAAGCCACAAACTTGTAGATGAATTCAGAAAAATGTTCATCAACCAATATCTTAATGCTTTGAAGGAAAGAACACAAATACGACATAAACAGCCCAGAGTGGTCAGCCAGTCCAAACCTAAGGTTGGGGATGTCGTACAGATCAAAGGTGATAACAATAACCGTTCTACTTGGAAGataggtaaaataatattgcTTCATAGAGGAAGAGACAATGAAGTGAGAGTAGCAACAGTTAAGGTTGGTGACAAGGAATATATAAGATCCATTGCCCATCTTTTCCCATTGGAGATAGAAGAACATGAACACATAGAAAAGGAACATGTATCTACTAGGACAGAATCAGACTGTAgggaagaaaaagaaacattgAAAACTACTCAAGAAACAGAGATGGAAGGGAGAAGCGTTGACATGCCCACCGAAATAGAAACAGTAGAGCCTACTACTGATCAGAGAAGTAATAGTCGTGCCGCCGCAAGACGAGCTAAAGAAAAGATTGCTCAATGGACCAAGGAattagtaaatttaatatgtgtGAATTGTATTCAACTATAG